One genomic segment of Desulforamulus reducens MI-1 includes these proteins:
- a CDS encoding DNA polymerase, with product MTILGIDIETYSRVDLTKSGVYAYAEAEDFEILLFGYAFDDEPVQLIDLASGEQLPDNVLNALTDPEIIKTAFNANFERTCIAKHFNRPMPPEQWRCTHVHALTLGLPGHLGDVAKVLGLKQQKDTAGKALIRYFSMPCKPTKVNGQRTRNLPEHDPDRWAKFKSYCKQDVAVERDIRKTLERFPVIEAEHKLWCLDQRINDGGVLVDSQLVTNAIACDTQYQDKLMAKAAKLTGLDNPKSVSQLKQWLLKTDGLEVESLNKESVPELLKQTESSTVKQMLELRQEMAKTSVKKYLAMERAKGKDGRVRGLLQFYGANRTGRWAGRLVQVQNLPRNSIKDLDQARQLLKAGDYEMLELLFESVPTVLSQLIRTAFVPKEGHRFIVADFSAIEARVIAWLADEKWRMDVFRTHGKIYEASASAMFHVPIEEITKGNPLRQKGKVSELALGYQGGPGALIAMGALKEGLTEEELPGLVKLWRQSSPNIVKFWYDTEAAAIKAVKEKTTVELHHGIHFIYESGILFIRLPSGRRLAYIKPRIQNNPRLDKPALTYEGQEQGTKQWGRLYTYGGKLVENIVQAVARDCLAEALLRLDVAGYKTVMHVHDESVMEMPHGVGSLEDACRIMEQPIPWAPGLPMRADGFESNYYKKD from the coding sequence ATGACTATTCTTGGCATTGACATAGAAACATACAGCAGAGTTGACTTAACAAAAAGCGGAGTTTACGCATATGCGGAAGCTGAAGACTTTGAAATATTACTTTTCGGATATGCTTTTGACGATGAGCCGGTGCAATTGATTGACTTAGCCAGTGGTGAGCAACTACCGGATAATGTGCTAAACGCTTTAACTGATCCTGAAATAATAAAAACCGCTTTTAATGCTAACTTTGAACGGACCTGTATTGCAAAGCATTTTAACCGTCCTATGCCACCGGAGCAATGGCGCTGCACTCATGTACACGCCCTGACCCTGGGCCTTCCCGGTCACCTGGGCGACGTTGCCAAGGTGCTAGGCTTGAAGCAGCAAAAAGACACGGCAGGTAAGGCGCTAATCCGCTATTTCAGTATGCCTTGCAAACCAACCAAAGTTAACGGCCAGAGGACAAGGAACCTGCCCGAGCACGACCCGGATAGATGGGCAAAATTCAAATCATATTGCAAGCAAGACGTTGCCGTTGAACGGGACATCAGAAAAACCTTAGAACGTTTTCCGGTAATAGAAGCTGAACATAAATTGTGGTGTCTGGACCAGCGTATTAATGATGGCGGGGTATTAGTTGACAGTCAGTTAGTTACAAATGCCATAGCTTGCGATACGCAATACCAGGATAAATTGATGGCAAAGGCCGCAAAGCTTACCGGGCTAGACAATCCTAAGTCGGTAAGCCAATTAAAACAATGGCTGCTGAAAACAGATGGCTTGGAGGTAGAGAGTTTAAACAAAGAATCCGTTCCGGAGCTATTAAAGCAAACTGAAAGTAGCACCGTCAAGCAAATGCTGGAGCTGCGACAAGAGATGGCTAAGACCAGCGTTAAAAAATACTTAGCGATGGAACGCGCAAAAGGTAAAGATGGCCGAGTCCGAGGGCTGCTGCAGTTCTACGGGGCCAACCGGACGGGCCGGTGGGCCGGGAGATTGGTCCAGGTGCAAAACCTTCCACGCAATTCGATTAAAGACCTGGACCAGGCCCGGCAGCTGTTAAAAGCCGGAGATTATGAAATGCTGGAGCTGCTGTTTGAATCCGTACCTACTGTCCTATCTCAGTTAATCAGAACGGCTTTTGTTCCGAAAGAGGGCCACCGGTTTATCGTGGCTGACTTCTCCGCTATTGAGGCCCGGGTCATTGCCTGGCTTGCAGATGAGAAATGGCGCATGGACGTATTCCGTACCCACGGCAAAATTTACGAAGCATCAGCTTCAGCCATGTTCCACGTCCCAATTGAAGAAATTACAAAAGGCAACCCGCTAAGACAAAAAGGGAAAGTATCAGAGCTGGCCCTCGGTTACCAAGGAGGCCCTGGCGCATTGATAGCAATGGGAGCTTTAAAAGAAGGGCTAACAGAGGAGGAGCTTCCAGGGCTGGTTAAACTTTGGCGGCAATCTAGTCCAAATATAGTTAAGTTTTGGTATGACACGGAGGCAGCTGCAATTAAAGCTGTTAAGGAAAAAACCACTGTAGAGCTACACCACGGAATACATTTCATTTATGAGTCCGGCATCTTATTCATTCGCTTACCTTCCGGTAGGCGCTTGGCTTATATCAAGCCGAGGATACAAAACAATCCTCGGCTTGATAAGCCGGCATTAACCTATGAGGGCCAGGAGCAAGGTACAAAACAATGGGGCCGGCTCTACACTTACGGCGGGAAACTGGTTGAGAATATAGTCCAGGCTGTTGCCCGGGATTGTCTGGCGGAAGCTCTGCTTAGGTTAGACGTTGCCGGCTACAAAACCGTTATGCACGTTCACGATGAGTCTGTTATGGAGATGCCACATGGTGTAGGTAGCCTGGAGGATGCCTGCAGAATAATGGAACAACCGATACCCTGGGCACCCGGACTTCCGATGCGGGCCGATGGCTTTGAAAGCAACTATTACAAAAAAGATTAA
- a CDS encoding nucleoside 2-deoxyribosyltransferase, with translation MKGDKPMATVYLAGKMTGLSLEEMSGWRKRAAGLLHDHGFNTLNPFEVFKIEIAHKLQTSTREIVDSNKYQIRHSDVVLVELDHADISIGTIGEIVYAKEQGKPVICWGKAEKVINHPWVWEHITAAYNNLEEALVCIIDKYNKSGDKNGL, from the coding sequence ATGAAAGGAGATAAACCAATGGCAACGGTTTATTTGGCTGGAAAAATGACCGGTCTGTCTTTAGAAGAAATGTCCGGATGGCGAAAGAGGGCAGCAGGTTTATTGCATGACCACGGCTTTAACACTCTTAACCCCTTTGAGGTTTTTAAGATTGAAATAGCTCATAAATTACAAACTTCCACCAGGGAGATCGTAGATTCAAACAAATATCAGATTCGCCACAGTGATGTTGTCCTGGTTGAACTTGACCACGCTGATATTTCAATCGGCACTATTGGCGAGATTGTTTACGCAAAAGAGCAAGGAAAGCCTGTTATATGCTGGGGAAAGGCAGAAAAAGTAATAAATCATCCATGGGTATGGGAACATATCACAGCAGCTTATAACAACCTAGAAGAGGCGCTGGTGTGCATTATTGATAAATATAACAAATCCGGTGATAAAAATGGCCTTTAG
- a CDS encoding DNA-methyltransferase gives MNPLQVNTVDQVITEEYALYLGDCVEVTKGLPDNSIHYSIFSPPFSSLYTYSNNERDMGNSRNDEEFMEHFRYLISELYRVTIPGRLVSFHCMDIPAMKSRDGFIGIKDFSGSLLRMFINNNFIYHSKTVIWKDPLVEATRTKALGLLHKQIVKDSAMCRQGLPDYLITVRKPGDNPEPVSHPDGFSRFYGENEPEAPKTKPTLKDSQKHKTISLAKTDPVYSHHVWRRYASPVWMDIRQTNTLQYRSAREEKDEKHICPLQLDVIARGVELWSNPGDVVFSPFMGIGSEGYQAVLMGRRFVGIELKESYFKIAANNLKMAVDELNEIDELLS, from the coding sequence GTGAACCCATTGCAAGTTAATACCGTAGACCAAGTTATAACTGAAGAATACGCACTATATTTAGGTGATTGTGTGGAAGTAACCAAGGGGTTGCCCGATAACAGTATTCATTATTCCATATTCAGCCCGCCGTTTAGCTCACTTTATACCTATTCTAATAATGAACGGGACATGGGTAACTCCCGAAACGATGAAGAATTTATGGAGCATTTCCGGTATCTAATCTCAGAGCTTTACCGGGTAACTATACCAGGCCGTTTGGTATCATTTCACTGCATGGATATCCCGGCTATGAAATCAAGGGACGGTTTTATCGGGATTAAGGATTTTTCAGGTAGCCTGCTCAGAATGTTTATAAATAATAATTTCATTTATCATTCAAAAACAGTTATCTGGAAAGATCCACTTGTAGAAGCTACAAGGACTAAAGCTCTGGGGCTATTACACAAACAAATCGTTAAAGATTCAGCTATGTGCAGACAAGGTTTACCTGACTACTTAATCACTGTTAGGAAACCAGGAGATAACCCAGAACCGGTATCACATCCAGACGGATTTAGTAGATTTTATGGCGAGAATGAGCCCGAAGCCCCAAAAACGAAACCCACGCTCAAAGATAGCCAAAAACACAAAACAATATCGCTGGCTAAAACCGATCCGGTCTATTCACACCATGTATGGAGGCGATATGCTTCACCGGTTTGGATGGATATTAGGCAAACTAATACTCTGCAGTACAGGTCCGCCAGAGAAGAAAAAGATGAAAAACACATCTGCCCTTTACAGCTTGACGTTATAGCCCGGGGAGTTGAGCTTTGGTCCAATCCAGGTGATGTAGTGTTCAGCCCATTCATGGGAATAGGCAGCGAAGGTTATCAGGCAGTTTTAATGGGCAGGCGGTTTGTAGGGATCGAATTAAAAGAGAGCTATTTCAAAATTGCGGCCAACAACCTGAAAATGGCAGTTGATGAACTGAATGAAATTGATGAGTTACTTTCATGA
- a CDS encoding DEAD/DEAH box helicase, producing the protein MIFKPHEYQGYAIKKIIELPAVGLFMDMGLGKTACALTATAELMHNYFEVSKVLVVAPLRVAEDTWSRETAKWDHLNYLRIAKVLGPEKDRIAALNSKADIYVINRENVKWLVEHFGKKWPFDMVIIDELSSFKSSKAKRFRALRKVRPLIKRIIGLTGTPAPNGLLDLWPQVYLLDLGERLGKTITGYRERYFKPGKRNRSVIFTWDPKPDAEAAIHNKLSDLCVSMSAADWLQLPERIDNIIPVNLSLKAWGQYEQLERDLLLPLADGDVVANTAAVLANKLLQMANGAVYDENGMAQEFHKAKLEALEGVIEEAAGKPVLVFYSYRHDLDRIKEHFKQYKPKELKTAEDIKNWNDGKVQIMLAHPASAGHGLNLQAGGNIIAWFSTPWSLELYQQANARLHRQGQQRAVIIHHLVAKGTIDEDVIRVLGYKERGQNALLEAVKARIAAIAT; encoded by the coding sequence ATGATTTTTAAGCCACATGAATATCAGGGTTATGCAATTAAGAAAATCATAGAGCTGCCGGCAGTTGGACTTTTCATGGATATGGGTCTTGGGAAGACAGCCTGCGCCCTAACTGCAACCGCAGAGCTAATGCATAACTACTTTGAGGTTTCAAAGGTTTTAGTTGTAGCACCGCTGAGGGTGGCGGAGGACACCTGGAGCCGTGAAACCGCGAAGTGGGACCACTTGAATTATTTAAGAATTGCTAAGGTGCTAGGTCCTGAAAAAGATCGCATAGCGGCTCTTAATTCCAAAGCTGATATTTATGTGATAAACCGCGAGAATGTTAAATGGCTGGTTGAGCACTTCGGTAAAAAATGGCCCTTCGATATGGTGATTATAGACGAGCTTTCAAGTTTCAAATCATCTAAGGCTAAAAGGTTCAGGGCGCTGCGAAAAGTAAGGCCGCTAATAAAAAGAATCATCGGGTTGACAGGAACGCCGGCACCGAACGGACTGCTTGACTTATGGCCGCAGGTTTATCTGTTGGACCTCGGGGAGCGCCTGGGAAAGACAATCACCGGATATCGGGAAAGATATTTTAAACCGGGTAAAAGAAACCGGTCAGTTATATTCACCTGGGACCCAAAGCCGGACGCTGAAGCGGCTATACACAACAAGCTTTCAGACCTTTGCGTGAGCATGAGCGCAGCGGATTGGCTGCAGCTGCCAGAACGAATCGATAATATCATCCCGGTTAATTTATCACTTAAAGCCTGGGGCCAATATGAACAGCTAGAACGGGATCTGCTGTTACCTTTAGCTGACGGGGATGTGGTTGCCAATACCGCAGCAGTGCTGGCTAATAAGCTGCTGCAAATGGCAAACGGGGCCGTATACGATGAGAACGGAATGGCCCAGGAATTCCACAAGGCTAAGCTGGAGGCTTTAGAAGGGGTTATCGAGGAGGCCGCAGGGAAACCGGTGCTAGTGTTTTACTCTTACCGACACGACCTGGATCGGATTAAAGAACACTTTAAGCAATACAAACCTAAAGAATTAAAGACCGCAGAGGATATAAAGAATTGGAACGACGGAAAGGTTCAGATCATGTTAGCGCATCCAGCTTCAGCCGGCCACGGATTGAACCTTCAAGCAGGCGGTAATATAATAGCTTGGTTTTCCACACCGTGGAGCCTGGAGCTGTACCAGCAGGCCAACGCAAGGCTACACCGGCAGGGGCAGCAAAGGGCGGTTATTATTCATCACCTGGTAGCCAAGGGAACTATTGACGAGGACGTGATTAGAGTCCTTGGGTATAAAGAACGAGGGCAAAACGCCCTACTGGAAGCGGTTAAAGCTAGAATAGCTGCAATCGCGACTTAA
- a CDS encoding PcfJ domain-containing protein: MKAISNLDLMDDVLTLVKQKQDFISALVATYSLPDKPIIKRILGANPFEASLLSEAMQLCKNYDYAIRLYKSFKLYNLLGSNRYGYEYTPDYVNRDVLQFLRDMLRVYGESGIVHMMENAKEINLKDCIRLYQQLKDENQRAIKTEKVRIRDLHDWMSYRHKLQNHENLKFNVPNHIIRRLSMQNEKLKFFLPKESMELLKAGVELHNCVASYSRAMQDNSKWVVLVANDKGKLVACLEVQGRRLIQAKIDKNKPVSSDNKLNAEVISWAKEANLEIKTNDLKVQTESATSVAV, translated from the coding sequence ATGAAAGCCATTAGCAACCTTGACCTTATGGATGATGTGCTCACGCTGGTTAAACAAAAGCAGGACTTCATATCCGCCCTTGTAGCGACTTACTCTTTGCCGGATAAGCCAATCATAAAAAGGATTTTAGGCGCTAACCCGTTTGAGGCTAGTTTGTTATCAGAAGCAATGCAGCTCTGTAAAAATTACGATTATGCCATCCGGTTATATAAAAGCTTTAAGCTTTATAACCTACTGGGCTCTAATCGATACGGTTATGAATATACACCGGATTACGTGAACAGAGACGTACTGCAGTTTTTGAGGGATATGCTGCGGGTCTATGGTGAATCTGGAATAGTCCACATGATGGAAAACGCCAAGGAGATAAACCTGAAAGATTGCATTCGGCTATACCAGCAGCTAAAAGATGAAAACCAGCGGGCCATAAAAACCGAAAAAGTAAGGATAAGAGATTTGCACGATTGGATGTCCTACAGGCACAAGCTGCAAAATCATGAAAATCTTAAATTTAACGTGCCTAACCATATTATCAGGCGGCTCTCAATGCAAAACGAAAAGCTTAAATTCTTTTTACCAAAGGAATCGATGGAGCTATTAAAGGCCGGTGTGGAGCTGCATAATTGCGTAGCTTCCTATAGCCGGGCCATGCAGGATAATTCAAAGTGGGTTGTCCTGGTAGCAAATGATAAAGGCAAACTGGTAGCGTGCTTGGAGGTACAAGGCAGGAGATTAATTCAGGCCAAAATCGATAAAAATAAACCGGTATCGAGTGACAATAAGTTAAATGCCGAGGTTATCTCCTGGGCCAAGGAAGCAAACCTTGAGATAAAAACCAACGACTTAAAGGTGCAGACTGAATCGGCTACTTCAGTAGCTGTTTAA
- a CDS encoding helicase-related protein: protein MNYEKFIKQKQQIVAPSGFSVSRDDINPGLFEFQKDIVKWALKRGRAAIFAGTGLGKSRMQVEWGQKIHELTGGDVLLLAPLAVAAQTVREGAALGYEVHLCRSQDDVKPGLNITNYEMLHHFEPILFSGIVLDESSILKSFTGKIRNEIIESFAFTPYRLACTATPAPNDYMELGNHAEFLGVMSRTEMLSMYFVHDGGRTSQWRLKGHAESDFWAWVASWGVVLEKPSDLGYEDGAFKLPPLNIHEIIVPAEGPPANTLTERRQARKNSLNDRVAYCAELINQTDDTWLIWCDLNDESDALTKAIEGAVEVRGSHKPAYKEKAMLDFAAGDIKRLVSKSSICGFGMNFQVCNRMAFVGLSDSFEQIFQAIRRCWRFGQTKPVDVYIITAETEGAVLENIKRKEQDFKNMVDEMVRYTQGILSESIRSSEREMTKYNAEKHLIIPEWLRSEPIAS, encoded by the coding sequence ATGAATTATGAAAAATTCATTAAACAAAAACAGCAAATAGTCGCTCCTTCTGGCTTTTCAGTTAGCCGTGATGATATTAACCCGGGCCTGTTTGAGTTTCAAAAAGACATAGTTAAGTGGGCATTAAAGCGCGGCCGGGCTGCCATCTTTGCCGGGACTGGCCTCGGTAAGTCAAGGATGCAGGTTGAATGGGGACAGAAAATACATGAGTTAACTGGTGGGGATGTTTTGCTCCTGGCTCCGCTGGCAGTAGCCGCTCAGACGGTAAGGGAAGGCGCAGCACTCGGTTATGAGGTTCACCTATGCCGGAGCCAGGACGACGTAAAGCCAGGGCTCAACATCACTAACTATGAAATGCTGCATCACTTTGAGCCCATATTATTCTCCGGAATTGTACTTGATGAAAGCAGCATATTAAAATCCTTTACTGGCAAAATTAGAAATGAAATTATTGAATCTTTTGCATTTACACCTTACCGGCTGGCCTGTACAGCTACACCAGCGCCTAACGACTACATGGAATTAGGCAATCATGCCGAGTTCCTGGGAGTTATGAGCCGGACAGAAATGCTCTCCATGTATTTTGTCCATGATGGCGGTAGGACATCGCAGTGGAGGCTAAAGGGCCATGCTGAAAGTGACTTCTGGGCATGGGTAGCATCCTGGGGAGTAGTGCTGGAGAAACCTTCTGACCTGGGATATGAGGATGGAGCCTTTAAGCTTCCACCGCTGAACATACATGAAATTATAGTACCTGCTGAAGGTCCGCCGGCCAACACATTAACGGAACGAAGACAGGCTAGAAAGAACAGCCTTAACGACCGAGTGGCTTATTGTGCTGAACTGATTAATCAAACAGATGATACCTGGCTTATCTGGTGTGATCTGAACGACGAAAGCGATGCTTTAACAAAAGCCATAGAAGGAGCTGTTGAGGTCCGGGGCAGCCATAAGCCAGCTTATAAGGAAAAGGCTATGCTGGACTTTGCGGCGGGGGACATTAAGCGCCTAGTCAGTAAAAGCTCTATCTGTGGCTTTGGGATGAACTTTCAGGTGTGTAACAGGATGGCTTTTGTCGGACTATCTGACAGCTTTGAACAGATATTTCAAGCAATACGACGATGCTGGAGATTCGGTCAGACAAAGCCGGTAGACGTTTACATTATAACAGCTGAGACTGAAGGAGCAGTATTAGAGAACATCAAGCGGAAAGAGCAAGACTTTAAAAATATGGTTGATGAAATGGTCAGATATACGCAAGGAATTTTATCTGAATCAATCAGATCCAGTGAGCGTGAAATGACCAAATATAACGCAGAAAAGCACCTAATCATTCCCGAATGGCTAAGGAGTGAACCCATTGCAAGTTAA
- a CDS encoding virulence-associated E family protein, protein MNSDPNKKVKLKIKHDGNISIAVGRSRKETNWKNKDMLWSAMVDRLSRTNRTGETFAEYKKLSKSQQGQIKDVGGFVGGTLKSGRRKSENVAWRHLITLDIDYAKGDFWASVTVILGCACVLYSTHAHCPEAPRLRLVIPLKRPIAPDEYPAVARRIAADLGIDFFDDTTYDPVRLMYWPSTSADGEFVFKYLDEPWLDPDEVLARYEDWRDPSYWPESSRAQQARQKLADRQGDPLEKPGVVGAFCRTYSIPEAIETFLIDIYGPAGEGRYTYLPGSTTGGLVLYDGDKFAFSHHGTDPISGRLVNSFDLVRLHKYGDQDESAEPGTPTVKLPSYLAMTDFAIEDPNVKSTMGKDILVRAQEDFADDDDWTQHLEYTKKKELKTSLKNLVLILRHDPNLKGIAYNAHKGAITLLEKVPWRKPGDWKGPNWSDDDDAALRVYLEKVYEIWTPSKLNDALTAVSHERSFHPIRDYLNGLDEWDGIPRLEEVLIDYLGAEDSVYTRAVTKKTFVAAVARVMNPGCKFDYMLVLIGKQGLGKSTLFTRLAGNWFNDSLSMSDMRDKTAAEKLQGYWILEIGELAGFKKAEVEVVKSFLSRQKDIYRPSYGRRTIEYPRQCVIVGSTNNDTGFLRDSTGNRRFWPVNVTGVSTDRAPWAMNDYTVGQIWAEALACYKAGETLYLEGKAAEEAFEQQKLAMEADERLGMVKEYLDMLLPENWEEMSLTERRTFINGGDFGHGPEGTMQRDKICVAEIWCELMGKELTGIKRFEIDEIHGLMRQIDGWEKYTGNKDGKMKFNLYGVQRAYIRKDSAKFSETKNE, encoded by the coding sequence ATGAACAGTGATCCTAACAAAAAAGTAAAACTAAAAATCAAGCATGACGGTAATATCTCCATTGCTGTTGGCCGCAGCCGGAAAGAGACAAATTGGAAAAACAAAGACATGCTTTGGTCTGCTATGGTAGATAGGCTCAGCCGGACTAATCGAACCGGTGAGACCTTTGCCGAATATAAGAAGTTATCGAAAAGCCAGCAGGGGCAAATTAAAGATGTTGGCGGGTTTGTCGGTGGGACGCTTAAAAGTGGCCGACGCAAATCTGAGAACGTAGCCTGGCGGCATTTAATTACTCTGGATATAGATTACGCCAAGGGCGATTTTTGGGCATCCGTTACGGTAATACTGGGCTGTGCATGCGTGCTTTATTCCACGCATGCGCATTGCCCGGAGGCTCCAAGGCTGAGGTTGGTTATTCCGCTGAAGCGGCCAATAGCCCCGGACGAATACCCGGCAGTGGCCCGACGCATTGCAGCAGACCTGGGGATTGACTTTTTCGACGATACTACTTATGACCCGGTCAGATTGATGTATTGGCCGTCAACGTCAGCAGATGGGGAATTCGTTTTTAAGTACTTAGATGAGCCCTGGCTCGATCCGGACGAGGTTTTAGCCCGCTATGAGGACTGGCGGGACCCGTCCTATTGGCCTGAATCATCGCGTGCTCAACAGGCCCGGCAAAAACTTGCAGACAGGCAAGGAGATCCGTTAGAGAAGCCCGGGGTGGTAGGTGCGTTTTGCCGTACCTACTCAATCCCCGAGGCGATTGAAACGTTCTTAATCGATATCTATGGTCCTGCCGGTGAGGGCCGCTATACTTACCTTCCTGGTTCCACTACCGGTGGCTTGGTGCTATACGATGGCGATAAATTCGCTTTCAGCCACCACGGTACGGACCCGATAAGCGGCAGGCTGGTCAACTCCTTTGACCTGGTGCGGCTCCACAAATACGGTGACCAGGACGAAAGCGCGGAGCCTGGAACGCCAACAGTAAAGCTGCCGTCCTATCTTGCTATGACAGACTTCGCAATAGAGGACCCAAACGTTAAAAGCACAATGGGTAAGGACATCTTAGTAAGAGCCCAAGAAGACTTTGCCGACGATGATGATTGGACACAGCATCTGGAGTATACCAAGAAGAAAGAATTAAAAACATCTCTTAAAAATTTGGTGCTTATTCTACGCCATGACCCAAACCTTAAAGGCATTGCTTACAATGCCCACAAAGGGGCAATAACGCTGTTAGAAAAGGTTCCCTGGCGTAAGCCCGGGGATTGGAAAGGGCCGAACTGGTCAGACGATGATGATGCAGCGCTCCGGGTCTACCTGGAGAAGGTTTACGAAATCTGGACCCCGTCGAAGCTAAATGATGCTTTAACGGCGGTAAGCCATGAGCGGTCCTTCCACCCTATCCGGGATTACTTAAACGGGCTAGATGAATGGGACGGCATCCCTCGCCTGGAGGAAGTATTGATTGACTACCTCGGGGCCGAGGACTCAGTTTATACCAGAGCCGTAACAAAGAAAACCTTTGTAGCTGCCGTGGCCCGGGTAATGAACCCAGGTTGCAAGTTTGACTATATGCTGGTCCTGATAGGCAAGCAAGGCCTGGGCAAAAGTACACTATTTACCCGCTTGGCCGGCAATTGGTTTAATGATTCACTTAGCATGTCCGACATGCGGGATAAAACTGCAGCCGAGAAGCTACAGGGTTATTGGATTTTGGAAATTGGGGAATTGGCCGGTTTTAAAAAGGCTGAAGTTGAAGTAGTTAAGTCATTCCTTAGCCGGCAAAAGGATATTTACAGGCCGTCGTATGGCCGCAGAACGATTGAGTATCCGCGCCAGTGTGTGATTGTCGGTAGCACTAACAATGACACCGGATTCCTCCGGGACTCCACCGGCAACCGGCGTTTTTGGCCGGTGAACGTGACAGGCGTGTCGACGGATAGGGCACCCTGGGCCATGAATGATTACACAGTAGGTCAGATTTGGGCCGAGGCGCTGGCATGCTATAAAGCTGGCGAAACGCTGTACTTGGAAGGTAAAGCAGCTGAGGAAGCTTTCGAGCAGCAGAAACTTGCTATGGAAGCTGACGAGCGCCTGGGCATGGTCAAAGAATACCTGGATATGCTACTGCCGGAAAACTGGGAAGAAATGAGCCTAACTGAGCGCAGGACGTTTATCAACGGCGGTGATTTTGGGCATGGCCCTGAAGGAACAATGCAGCGCGATAAAATTTGCGTTGCCGAAATTTGGTGTGAACTGATGGGCAAAGAGTTAACCGGCATTAAAAGGTTTGAGATAGATGAAATACACGGATTGATGCGGCAGATTGACGGTTGGGAAAAGTACACCGGAAATAAGGACGGAAAAATGAAATTCAATTTATACGGAGTGCAAAGAGCTTATATAAGAAAAGATTCAGCGAAATTTTCAGAGACCAAAAACGAATAA
- a CDS encoding VRR-NUC domain-containing protein: MNEAQIERKFKREVERRGGKAWKFTSPGMSGVPDRIVLLPGGRSIFVELKAPGEEPRPLQVKRAKELTELGFEVYCIDSFAAINKFVIEVFGK; encoded by the coding sequence GTGAATGAAGCACAGATTGAACGCAAATTTAAGCGCGAAGTTGAAAGGCGAGGAGGCAAAGCCTGGAAGTTTACCTCTCCAGGTATGTCAGGAGTGCCGGACCGGATTGTTCTTCTTCCCGGAGGTAGAAGCATATTCGTCGAGCTTAAAGCTCCTGGTGAAGAACCAAGGCCGCTACAAGTAAAAAGGGCAAAAGAATTAACTGAACTTGGCTTTGAAGTTTATTGCATAGATTCTTTTGCGGCTATTAACAAATTTGTTATCGAGGTATTTGGAAAATGA